Proteins encoded in a region of the Sphingopyxis sp. OAS728 genome:
- a CDS encoding NADH-quinone oxidoreductase subunit M, translated as MSGFPILSLMLAVPAIAAIACLFVGDKMSRFVALGATLATFVLGCILWANFDVGGAQWQFPELHEGIFGRFNYALGIDGMALMLIMLSVFLMPLCILASWDAIKQRVGLYMAMFLIMEVVMIGVFMAQDLLLFYIFFEAGLIPMYFIIGIWGGANRKYAAFKFFLYTLLGSVLMLIAMIAMIAEAGTTDIPTLLNYDFPVQMQTWLWLAFFASLAVKMPMWPVHTWLPDAHVQAPTAGSMILAGVLLKLGSYGFLRFMMPMFPDASAQLMWIVFALSMIAVVYTSLVALVQSDMKKLIAYSSVAHMAIVTAGLFAFNQQGIEGALIIMLSHGVVSAALFFCVGVIYDRLHTREIDRYGGLAVNMPAYALFFMLFTMASIGLPGTSGFVGEFLSLAGIYEASSWVAFVCTTGIILGAAYMLYLYRRVVFGELTKDDVKAMPDLNAREWTIMVPLAAVALWMGVYPESFLAPMRGDVTTVVARLAPAKPAGDAHLAAGKPKPAAAHGEAAHGSSHAGGVQ; from the coding sequence GTGAGCGGCTTTCCGATCCTTTCGCTGATGCTGGCGGTCCCCGCGATCGCCGCCATCGCCTGCCTGTTCGTCGGCGACAAAATGTCGCGCTTCGTCGCGCTCGGCGCGACGCTCGCGACCTTCGTGCTCGGCTGCATCCTGTGGGCGAACTTCGATGTCGGTGGCGCGCAGTGGCAGTTCCCAGAACTGCACGAGGGCATTTTCGGCCGCTTCAACTATGCGCTCGGCATCGACGGCATGGCGCTGATGCTGATCATGCTCAGCGTCTTCCTGATGCCGCTCTGTATCCTCGCCAGCTGGGACGCGATCAAACAGCGCGTCGGGCTCTACATGGCGATGTTCCTGATCATGGAAGTCGTCATGATCGGCGTCTTCATGGCGCAGGATCTGCTGCTCTTTTACATCTTCTTCGAAGCCGGCCTGATCCCGATGTATTTCATCATCGGCATCTGGGGCGGGGCGAACCGCAAATATGCGGCGTTCAAATTCTTCCTCTACACGCTGCTCGGATCGGTGCTGATGCTGATCGCGATGATCGCGATGATCGCGGAAGCGGGCACGACCGACATCCCGACGCTGCTGAACTATGATTTCCCGGTTCAGATGCAGACGTGGCTGTGGCTCGCCTTCTTCGCCAGCCTCGCGGTCAAGATGCCGATGTGGCCCGTCCACACCTGGCTTCCCGACGCGCACGTGCAGGCGCCGACTGCGGGTTCGATGATCCTTGCGGGCGTGCTTCTGAAGCTGGGCAGCTATGGTTTCCTGCGCTTCATGATGCCGATGTTCCCCGACGCCTCTGCGCAGTTGATGTGGATCGTCTTTGCGCTTTCGATGATCGCGGTGGTCTACACCAGCCTCGTCGCGCTCGTGCAGAGCGATATGAAGAAGCTGATCGCCTATTCGTCGGTCGCGCACATGGCGATCGTCACCGCGGGCCTGTTCGCCTTCAACCAGCAGGGGATCGAAGGCGCGCTGATCATCATGCTCAGCCATGGTGTCGTCTCGGCCGCGCTCTTCTTCTGCGTCGGCGTGATCTACGACCGGCTCCACACGCGCGAGATCGACCGTTACGGCGGCCTCGCGGTGAACATGCCGGCCTATGCGCTGTTCTTCATGCTGTTCACCATGGCATCGATCGGCCTGCCGGGCACCAGCGGCTTCGTCGGCGAATTCCTGAGCCTCGCGGGCATTTATGAAGCCTCGAGCTGGGTCGCCTTCGTGTGCACCACCGGGATCATCCTCGGCGCTGCATATATGCTCTATCTCTACCGCCGCGTCGTGTTCGGCGAACTGACCAAGGACGATGTGAAGGCAATGCCTGACCTCAACGCACGCGAATGGACGATCATGGTGCCGCTGGCTGCCGTGGCGCTGTGGATGGGCGTCTATCCCGAAAGCTTCCTCGCGCCGATGCGCGGTGACGTGACCACGGTCGTCGCGCGTCTCGCGCCCGCCAAGCCTGCAGGCGACGCGCACCTTGCCGCCGGCAAGCCGAAGCCTGCCGCAGCGCATGGAGAAGCGGCCCACGGATCGAGCCATGCAGGAGGCGTCCAATGA
- the nuoK gene encoding NADH-quinone oxidoreductase subunit NuoK translates to MISVGHYLAVSAVLFTLGVLGIFINRKNIIVILMAIELILLAVNINLVAFSAALGDLVGQVFSMFVLTVAAGEAAIGLAILVIYFRGRGTIAVDDANRMKG, encoded by the coding sequence GTGATTTCGGTCGGCCACTATCTCGCCGTTTCGGCGGTGCTCTTCACGCTCGGCGTGCTCGGCATCTTCATCAACCGCAAGAATATCATCGTCATCCTGATGGCGATCGAGCTGATCCTGCTGGCGGTGAACATCAACCTCGTCGCGTTCAGCGCGGCGCTCGGCGATCTCGTCGGGCAGGTCTTCTCGATGTTCGTGCTGACCGTTGCCGCGGGTGAAGCCGCGATCGGTCTTGCCATTCTCGTTATTTACTTCCGCGGCCGCGGCACCATTGCCGTCGACGATGCCAACCGGATGAAGGGGTAA
- the nuoH gene encoding NADH-quinone oxidoreductase subunit NuoH — MTETFISWGMDPNWAWGVATICGILLIALPLMLSVAMIIYADRKIWAAIALRRGPNVVGPFGLLQSFADGLKVFLQETIIPTSANRGLFLIAPIITFTVALLAWAVIPFNSGAVLADINVGLLYILAISSLGVYGVILSGWASNSKYPFFSAMRASAQMISYEVSIGFILIGVVLFADSFNMNEIVKAQQGHGLGIVNAFGFNLLLFPLAVMFLISSLAETARAPFDLTEAESELVAGYQTEYSSMSFALFWLGEYANVLLMCTLNAVLFWGGWLPPIDWAPLYAVPGIIWLFAKILFFFFVFSWVKATVPRYRYDQLMRLGWKVFLPISLLWIFLISGYLMLTRYS; from the coding sequence ATGACCGAGACGTTCATCTCCTGGGGCATGGACCCGAATTGGGCCTGGGGCGTCGCGACGATTTGCGGCATCCTGCTCATTGCGCTGCCGCTGATGCTCAGCGTCGCGATGATCATCTATGCCGATCGCAAGATCTGGGCGGCGATCGCGCTGCGCCGCGGCCCGAACGTCGTCGGTCCTTTCGGCCTGCTTCAGTCATTCGCCGACGGTTTGAAAGTGTTCCTGCAGGAAACGATCATCCCGACCTCGGCCAACCGCGGGTTGTTCCTGATCGCGCCGATCATCACCTTCACGGTGGCGCTGCTCGCGTGGGCGGTGATCCCGTTCAATTCGGGTGCGGTACTCGCCGATATCAACGTCGGATTGCTCTACATCCTCGCGATCTCGTCGCTGGGCGTATATGGCGTGATCCTGTCGGGCTGGGCGTCGAACTCGAAATATCCCTTCTTTTCGGCGATGCGCGCCTCGGCGCAGATGATCAGCTATGAAGTCTCGATCGGGTTCATCCTGATCGGCGTCGTGCTGTTCGCCGACAGCTTCAACATGAACGAGATCGTCAAGGCGCAGCAGGGCCATGGCCTCGGCATCGTCAACGCCTTCGGCTTCAACCTGCTGCTCTTCCCGCTCGCGGTGATGTTCCTGATCTCGTCGCTCGCCGAAACCGCGCGCGCGCCGTTCGATCTGACCGAAGCGGAATCGGAGCTCGTCGCGGGGTACCAGACCGAATATTCGTCGATGAGCTTCGCGCTCTTCTGGCTTGGCGAATATGCGAACGTGCTGCTCATGTGCACGCTCAACGCGGTGCTTTTCTGGGGCGGCTGGCTGCCCCCGATCGACTGGGCGCCGCTCTATGCCGTCCCCGGCATCATCTGGCTGTTCGCGAAGATCCTGTTCTTCTTCTTCGTCTTCAGCTGGGTCAAGGCGACGGTCCCGCGCTACCGCTATGACCAGCTGATGCGGCTGGGCTGGAAAGTCTTCCTGCCGATCTCGCTTCTCTGGATCTTCCTGATCTCCGGCTATCTGATGCTGACGAGGTATTCATGA
- the nuoG gene encoding NADH-quinone oxidoreductase subunit NuoG, which produces MPKVTVDGVELDVPQGATVLQACEMAGKEIPRFCYHERLSIAGNCRMCLVEVAPGPPKPQASCALPTAEGQVIKTDSPMVKKAREGVMEFLLINHPLDCPICDQGGECDLQDQSVAYGRGATRYDENKRAVTEKYMGPIVKTVMTRCIQCTRCVRFAEEVAGVEDVGAIYRGENMQITSYLERAVGSELSGNIVDLCPVGALTSKPYAFEARPWELTKTLGIDMMDAVGTNVRIDARGRQVLRVLPRVNDDVNEEWANDKTRHHVDGLTRRRLDQPYVRVNGALQPASWAEAFAAIKAVNAGSSVAAIAGDLADCETMFAAKSLVTALGGSLLEGRQTGLDYDVTSLSAVNFNTGIAEAENADVILLVGTNLRWEAPLINTRIRKAVWKKGAKVFAIGPETDLTYKTEWLGDDASIVAKLPKHVADALAGAERPMLIFGGGALSVPGVHGAGLALAKAVNAVKHGWNGFNVVHFSAARMGSLMLGYGLPGGIKDVIAAKPKLAFFLGADEVDFAALPDTFKVYVGHHGDKGAHAADVILPAAAWTEKDFTTVNTEGRVQRSEKAVFAPGDAREDWSIFRALADALGVSLGFDNFAQCRAAMIAAVPALGVEGLADYGWTVPKLPAKPEARAIPSPIKDFYLTNAICRASPTMQRCSEELIHGADFAEAAE; this is translated from the coding sequence ATGCCTAAAGTAACCGTAGATGGCGTAGAACTCGACGTCCCGCAGGGCGCGACCGTTCTGCAGGCGTGCGAGATGGCGGGGAAGGAAATTCCGCGCTTCTGCTATCATGAACGCCTGTCGATCGCCGGCAATTGCCGCATGTGCCTCGTCGAGGTCGCGCCCGGCCCGCCGAAGCCGCAGGCGTCGTGCGCGCTGCCGACAGCCGAAGGGCAGGTGATCAAGACCGACAGCCCGATGGTGAAGAAGGCGCGCGAAGGGGTGATGGAGTTCCTGCTCATCAACCACCCACTCGACTGCCCGATCTGCGATCAGGGCGGCGAATGCGACCTGCAGGACCAGTCGGTCGCCTATGGCCGCGGCGCGACGCGCTATGACGAGAACAAGCGCGCGGTCACCGAAAAATATATGGGCCCCATCGTCAAGACGGTGATGACCCGCTGCATTCAGTGCACGCGCTGCGTCCGCTTTGCGGAGGAAGTCGCGGGCGTGGAAGATGTCGGCGCGATCTATCGCGGCGAGAATATGCAGATCACGTCGTACCTCGAACGCGCGGTCGGCAGCGAGCTGTCGGGCAATATCGTCGACCTCTGCCCGGTCGGTGCGCTGACCAGCAAACCCTATGCCTTCGAAGCGCGTCCGTGGGAGCTCACCAAGACGCTCGGCATCGACATGATGGACGCAGTCGGCACGAACGTGCGCATCGACGCACGCGGCCGTCAGGTCCTGCGCGTGCTGCCTCGCGTCAATGATGACGTGAACGAGGAATGGGCGAACGACAAGACGCGCCACCATGTCGACGGCCTGACCCGCCGCCGCCTCGACCAGCCTTATGTTCGCGTCAACGGCGCGCTTCAGCCCGCGAGCTGGGCGGAAGCCTTTGCAGCGATCAAGGCGGTGAACGCCGGTTCGTCGGTTGCCGCGATCGCGGGCGACCTCGCCGATTGCGAGACGATGTTTGCGGCCAAGTCGCTGGTGACGGCGCTCGGCGGCAGCCTGCTCGAAGGACGCCAGACCGGGCTCGACTATGACGTCACCAGCCTGTCGGCGGTCAATTTCAACACCGGCATCGCCGAGGCCGAAAATGCCGACGTGATCCTGCTCGTCGGCACCAATCTTCGCTGGGAAGCGCCGCTAATCAACACGCGCATCCGCAAGGCGGTGTGGAAGAAGGGCGCGAAGGTTTTCGCGATCGGCCCCGAAACCGACCTGACCTACAAGACCGAGTGGCTCGGCGACGATGCCTCGATCGTTGCGAAGCTGCCGAAGCACGTCGCCGACGCGCTCGCGGGCGCCGAGCGGCCGATGCTGATCTTCGGCGGCGGCGCGCTGTCGGTGCCCGGCGTGCACGGCGCGGGGCTTGCGCTCGCCAAGGCGGTGAATGCGGTCAAGCACGGCTGGAACGGCTTCAACGTCGTGCATTTCTCGGCGGCGCGCATGGGTTCGCTGATGCTCGGCTACGGCCTGCCCGGCGGCATCAAGGATGTGATCGCGGCGAAGCCGAAGCTCGCTTTCTTCCTCGGCGCCGACGAGGTCGATTTCGCGGCGCTGCCCGACACGTTCAAAGTCTATGTCGGCCATCATGGCGACAAGGGCGCGCATGCGGCCGACGTCATCCTGCCTGCCGCGGCGTGGACCGAAAAGGACTTCACCACGGTCAACACCGAGGGCCGCGTCCAGCGGAGCGAAAAGGCGGTGTTCGCACCCGGTGACGCGCGCGAGGACTGGAGCATTTTCCGCGCGCTTGCCGATGCGCTCGGCGTCTCGCTCGGCTTCGACAACTTTGCGCAGTGCCGCGCGGCGATGATCGCCGCGGTGCCCGCGCTCGGTGTCGAGGGCCTCGCCGACTATGGCTGGACGGTGCCGAAGCTGCCCGCCAAGCCCGAGGCGCGCGCGATCCCGTCGCCGATCAAGGATTTCTACCTCACCAACGCCATCTGCCGCGCGTCGCCGACGATGCAGCGCTGCTCGGAAGAGCTGATCCATGGCGCAGATTTTGCGGAGGCCGCGGAATGA
- the nuoL gene encoding NADH-quinone oxidoreductase subunit L, with protein MIQAIVFLPLLAAIIAGLGQRVVGNVPSKILTTGALFTSCALSWPIFLSFVGGSGEATVTPVLHWVSSGALQFNWELRVDTLTAVMLVVITTVSALVHLYSWGYMEEDPDQPRFFAYLSLFTFAMLMLVTANNLVQMFFGWEGVGLASYLLIGFWYKKPSANAAAIKAFVVNRVGDLGFMLGIFGTFLVFGTVSIPEILAAAPGMAGSTISFMGMRLDTMTILCLLLFIGAMGKSAQLGLHTWLPDAMEGPTPVSALIHAATMVTAGVFMVCRLSPMFETSDVAQGVVMFVGAATCFFAATVATTQWDIKRVIAYSTCSQLGYMFFAAGAGAYGAAMFHLFTHAFFKALLFLGAGSVIHAMHHEQDMRYYGALRKSIPLTYWAMMLGTLAITGVGIAGVAGFAGFYSKDGILEAAYASGGGGVVAFWVGIFVAFLTSFYSWRLVFLTFYGKARWEQSEHIQHAVHDDHGHGHDDHAHDDHHHHDAHGDGTAGYHPHESPISMLIPLVVLSIGAVFAGIAFHHQFIYPEEGMAFWKGSLAFDEHLMHAAHEVPLWVKWTPFTVMAIGLFLAWNSYIRNTTLPARFVAQFKLLHQFLYNKWYFDELYNILFVKPAFAIGRFFWKRGDEGTIDRFGPDGAAALVAGGTRLAVRLQSGYVYGYAFVMLLGLVGLASWAMVNFL; from the coding sequence GTGATCCAGGCGATCGTTTTCCTGCCGCTGCTGGCGGCTATCATCGCAGGCCTCGGCCAGCGCGTGGTCGGCAATGTGCCGTCCAAAATCCTGACGACCGGCGCGCTGTTCACCAGCTGCGCCTTGAGCTGGCCGATTTTCCTGTCGTTCGTGGGCGGAAGCGGCGAAGCGACGGTGACGCCGGTGCTGCACTGGGTGTCGTCGGGCGCTCTCCAGTTCAACTGGGAGCTGCGCGTCGATACGCTGACCGCGGTGATGCTCGTCGTGATCACGACGGTGTCTGCGCTCGTCCACCTCTATAGCTGGGGCTATATGGAGGAAGACCCGGACCAGCCGCGCTTCTTCGCCTATCTCTCGCTCTTCACCTTCGCGATGCTGATGCTCGTGACCGCGAACAATCTGGTCCAGATGTTCTTCGGCTGGGAAGGCGTCGGCCTCGCATCCTATCTGCTCATCGGTTTCTGGTACAAGAAGCCGAGCGCCAACGCCGCGGCGATCAAGGCGTTCGTCGTCAACCGCGTCGGCGACCTTGGCTTCATGCTCGGCATCTTCGGCACCTTCCTCGTCTTCGGCACCGTCTCGATCCCCGAGATTCTGGCTGCCGCACCGGGCATGGCGGGTTCGACGATCAGCTTCATGGGCATGCGTCTCGACACGATGACGATCCTCTGCCTGCTGCTGTTCATCGGCGCGATGGGCAAGTCGGCGCAGCTTGGCCTGCACACATGGCTTCCCGACGCGATGGAAGGCCCGACCCCGGTGTCGGCGCTGATCCACGCCGCGACGATGGTCACCGCGGGCGTCTTCATGGTCTGCCGCCTGTCGCCGATGTTCGAAACCTCGGACGTTGCGCAGGGCGTCGTGATGTTCGTCGGCGCCGCGACCTGCTTCTTCGCCGCGACCGTCGCGACGACGCAGTGGGACATCAAGCGGGTCATCGCCTATTCGACCTGTTCGCAGCTCGGTTACATGTTCTTCGCCGCGGGCGCGGGCGCTTATGGCGCCGCGATGTTCCACCTGTTCACGCACGCCTTCTTCAAGGCGTTGCTGTTCCTCGGTGCCGGTTCGGTGATCCATGCGATGCACCACGAACAGGACATGCGTTATTATGGCGCGCTCCGGAAATCGATCCCGCTCACCTATTGGGCGATGATGCTCGGCACGCTGGCGATCACCGGCGTCGGCATCGCGGGCGTCGCAGGCTTTGCCGGTTTCTATTCGAAGGACGGCATCCTCGAGGCCGCCTATGCGAGCGGTGGCGGCGGCGTGGTGGCCTTCTGGGTCGGCATTTTTGTGGCCTTCCTCACCAGCTTCTATTCGTGGCGCCTCGTCTTCCTGACCTTCTATGGCAAGGCGCGCTGGGAACAGAGCGAGCATATCCAGCACGCGGTTCACGATGATCACGGCCATGGTCATGACGATCATGCGCACGACGACCATCACCATCACGACGCGCATGGCGACGGCACCGCGGGCTATCACCCGCACGAAAGCCCGATCTCGATGCTCATCCCGCTGGTCGTGCTGTCGATCGGCGCGGTGTTCGCGGGCATCGCGTTCCATCACCAGTTCATCTACCCCGAAGAGGGCATGGCGTTCTGGAAGGGCAGCCTCGCGTTCGACGAGCATCTGATGCACGCGGCGCACGAGGTTCCGTTGTGGGTGAAATGGACGCCGTTCACGGTGATGGCGATCGGCCTGTTTCTCGCGTGGAACAGCTATATCCGCAACACCACGCTGCCGGCGCGCTTCGTGGCGCAGTTCAAGCTGCTCCATCAGTTCCTGTACAATAAATGGTATTTCGACGAGCTCTACAACATCCTCTTCGTGAAGCCTGCCTTCGCGATCGGCCGCTTCTTTTGGAAGCGCGGGGATGAAGGCACCATCGACCGCTTCGGTCCCGATGGCGCCGCCGCGCTCGTCGCTGGGGGGACCCGTCTCGCGGTCCGGCTGCAATCGGGTTATGTTTATGGATATGCGTTTGTGATGCTGCTCGGTCTTGTCGGCCTCGCCAGCTGGGCCATGGTGAATTTCCTGTGA
- a CDS encoding biotin--[acetyl-CoA-carboxylase] ligase: MAQTGSTNADLLARLAGGEHVGEGHWLIADRQTAGRGRLGRGWNDGQGNFMGSTVVHLTIGDPSAATLALVAGVALAKTVAALAPDVGAQLKWPNDLLIDGAKCAGILMERTGNSVVIGIGVNLTAAPELPDRPTATLAGRGAAIDRDHFAGALGIAMIDALWTWRQEGVASIVRAWIPQAHPIGTPLRVSEQGIDGFFDGLAEDGALRLRRDGGETMLIHAGDVELRRPVEEGK; this comes from the coding sequence ATCGCGCAGACAGGTTCGACCAACGCCGACCTGCTGGCGCGGCTGGCAGGCGGTGAGCATGTCGGTGAAGGCCATTGGCTGATCGCCGACCGCCAGACCGCCGGGCGCGGCCGTCTGGGGCGCGGGTGGAATGACGGGCAGGGCAATTTCATGGGCTCGACCGTCGTCCATCTGACGATCGGCGATCCGTCGGCGGCGACGCTGGCGCTCGTCGCCGGAGTCGCGCTGGCGAAGACCGTCGCCGCGCTTGCGCCGGATGTCGGCGCGCAGCTCAAATGGCCGAACGACCTGTTGATCGATGGCGCGAAATGCGCCGGCATTTTGATGGAACGCACCGGCAATTCGGTGGTGATCGGCATCGGCGTCAACCTGACCGCCGCGCCCGAACTGCCCGACCGCCCGACCGCGACGCTCGCGGGCAGGGGCGCGGCGATCGACCGCGATCATTTCGCCGGCGCGCTGGGCATCGCGATGATCGACGCGCTGTGGACCTGGCGGCAGGAGGGCGTTGCGAGCATCGTCCGCGCGTGGATCCCGCAAGCGCATCCGATCGGCACGCCGCTCCGCGTCTCGGAGCAGGGCATCGACGGCTTTTTCGACGGACTTGCCGAGGACGGTGCGCTGCGCTTGCGCCGCGACGGCGGCGAGACCATGTTGATCCATGCGGGAGACGTCGAATTGCGACGCCCGGTCGAGGAGGGGAAATAG
- the nuoI gene encoding NADH-quinone oxidoreductase subunit NuoI, translating to MSTIAHLIKSFTLWEFVKAHALTLKYFFKPKATINYPFEKNPLSPRFRGEHALRRYPNGEERCIACKLCEAVCPAQAITIEAEPREDGSRRTTRYDIDMTKCIYCGFCQEACPVDAVVEGPNFEFATETREELLYDKAKLLANGDKWERAIAANLAADAPYR from the coding sequence ATGAGTACCATTGCCCACCTCATCAAAAGCTTCACGCTGTGGGAGTTTGTGAAGGCGCACGCCCTCACGCTGAAATATTTCTTCAAACCGAAGGCGACGATCAACTACCCCTTCGAGAAGAACCCGCTCAGCCCGCGTTTCCGCGGCGAGCATGCGCTGCGTCGCTATCCGAACGGCGAGGAACGCTGCATCGCGTGCAAGCTGTGCGAAGCGGTGTGCCCGGCGCAGGCGATCACGATCGAGGCCGAGCCGCGCGAAGACGGTTCGCGCCGCACAACGCGGTACGACATCGACATGACCAAGTGCATCTATTGCGGCTTCTGTCAGGAAGCATGCCCGGTCGATGCCGTCGTCGAGGGGCCGAACTTCGAATTCGCGACCGAAACGCGTGAAGAACTGCTCTATGACAAGGCCAAGCTGCTCGCCAATGGCGACAAATGGGAACGCGCGATCGCGGCGAATCTTGCCGCCGACGCGCCCTATCGATAA
- the nuoN gene encoding NADH-quinone oxidoreductase subunit NuoN, translating into MTADLMLIWPELILTIGGLITLMLGTFFGDRNVGLYQLSSLLTLAAAAAAVVALFGIETTVFSGTLSVDSFGGFAKLLIYAASFVCIVIAPRFFNGAMRAEYPTLILFAALGMGIMASSRDLMTLYVGLELNSLAAYVLASFMRTDERSSEAGLKYFVLGALASGMLLYGISLLYGFSGTTDFAGIAKVLGGELNIGLIFGIVFVLAGLGFKISAVPFHMWTPDVYEGAPTPVTTFFATAPKVAAMALMTRVVIDAMGPAVGAWQQIIIFLSLASIILGAVGAIGQKNIKRLLAYSSINNVGFMLVGLAAGTQQGVEGVLTYLLVYMLTTLGAFLVVLQLRDDQGNQVESIPALAGLSQRRPGLAAAMAVFLFSLAGIPPLFGFWPKYLVFEAAVNANLVPLAVAGIVASVIGAFYYIAIIKTMYFDDKSETEFPKGGGAIVEDAVITASALWLSVIGYLFIPVLAVLSASAATVLF; encoded by the coding sequence ATGACCGCCGACCTGATGCTCATCTGGCCCGAACTGATCCTGACGATCGGCGGGCTCATTACGCTGATGCTCGGTACCTTCTTCGGTGACCGCAATGTCGGCCTTTATCAGCTGAGCTCGCTGCTGACGCTTGCAGCCGCCGCGGCGGCCGTCGTCGCGCTGTTCGGTATCGAAACGACGGTCTTTTCGGGCACGCTGTCGGTCGACAGCTTCGGCGGTTTCGCCAAGCTGCTGATCTATGCCGCGAGCTTCGTCTGCATCGTCATCGCGCCGCGCTTCTTCAACGGCGCAATGCGGGCCGAATATCCGACGCTGATCCTCTTCGCCGCGCTCGGCATGGGCATCATGGCCTCCTCGCGCGACCTGATGACGCTTTACGTCGGGCTCGAGCTCAACAGCCTCGCGGCCTATGTGCTCGCCAGCTTCATGCGCACCGACGAGCGGTCGAGCGAAGCCGGCCTCAAATATTTCGTCCTCGGCGCGCTCGCATCGGGCATGCTGCTCTACGGCATTTCGCTGCTTTACGGTTTCAGCGGGACGACCGACTTTGCGGGCATCGCGAAGGTGCTCGGCGGCGAGCTCAACATCGGGCTGATCTTCGGCATCGTGTTCGTGCTTGCGGGCCTTGGCTTCAAGATCAGCGCCGTGCCGTTCCACATGTGGACCCCCGACGTCTATGAAGGCGCACCGACCCCGGTGACGACCTTCTTCGCGACGGCCCCGAAAGTGGCCGCGATGGCACTGATGACGCGCGTCGTGATCGATGCGATGGGGCCTGCGGTCGGCGCCTGGCAGCAGATCATCATCTTCCTGTCGCTCGCCTCGATCATCCTCGGCGCGGTCGGCGCGATTGGGCAGAAGAATATCAAGCGCCTGCTCGCCTATTCGTCGATCAACAATGTCGGCTTCATGCTCGTCGGCCTCGCCGCCGGAACGCAGCAGGGTGTCGAGGGCGTTCTGACCTATCTGCTCGTCTATATGCTCACGACGCTCGGCGCCTTCCTCGTCGTGCTCCAGCTGCGCGACGATCAGGGCAACCAGGTCGAGAGCATTCCGGCGCTCGCCGGCCTGTCGCAGCGTCGTCCCGGCCTTGCGGCCGCAATGGCGGTGTTCCTGTTCAGCCTCGCCGGCATCCCGCCGCTCTTCGGCTTCTGGCCGAAGTATCTGGTGTTCGAGGCCGCGGTGAATGCGAACCTCGTGCCGCTGGCGGTTGCGGGTATCGTCGCCTCGGTGATCGGTGCGTTTTACTATATCGCGATCATCAAGACGATGTACTTCGACGACAAGTCGGAGACCGAATTCCCGAAGGGTGGCGGCGCCATCGTCGAGGATGCGGTGATCACCGCGAGCGCGCTCTGGCTCTCGGTCATCGGCTATCTGTTCATTCCCGTGCTGGCGGTCCTTTCGGCCAGCGCCGCGACGGTGCTCTTCTGA
- a CDS encoding NADH-quinone oxidoreductase subunit J has translation MIQLFAFYLFATIVIASAAMVIFARNPVHSVMWLILAFFNAAGLMLLAGAEFIAMLLVIVYVGAVAVLFLFVVMMLDIDFAELRAGFVRYLPLGALVAIILAAELVFAVGAWSAGGVDLASRAAPVVSDKSNIQQIGELLYTRYIFLFEAAGIVLLVAMIGAIVLTHRQRGGVRTQNISKQNQRRPQDATRLVDPGVGQGMEL, from the coding sequence ATGATCCAACTCTTCGCCTTTTACCTGTTCGCGACCATCGTCATCGCCTCCGCGGCGATGGTGATTTTCGCGCGCAACCCCGTCCACAGCGTCATGTGGCTGATCCTCGCCTTCTTCAACGCGGCGGGTCTGATGCTGCTCGCGGGCGCCGAATTCATCGCGATGCTGCTCGTCATCGTGTATGTCGGCGCGGTCGCGGTGCTGTTCCTGTTCGTCGTGATGATGCTCGATATCGATTTCGCCGAATTGCGTGCGGGTTTCGTGCGTTACCTGCCGCTCGGCGCGCTCGTCGCGATCATCCTGGCCGCCGAACTGGTGTTCGCGGTCGGCGCGTGGAGCGCGGGCGGGGTCGATCTCGCATCGCGGGCGGCTCCGGTCGTCAGCGACAAGAGCAATATCCAGCAGATCGGCGAGCTTCTCTACACGCGCTACATCTTCCTGTTCGAGGCGGCAGGTATCGTCCTCCTCGTCGCGATGATCGGCGCGATCGTGCTGACGCATCGCCAGCGCGGCGGGGTGCGCACGCAGAATATCTCGAAACAGAACCAGCGCCGTCCGCAGGACGCAACGCGCCTGGTCGATCCGGGCGTCGGGCAGGGGATGGAACTGTGA